A DNA window from Daucus carota subsp. sativus chromosome 3, DH1 v3.0, whole genome shotgun sequence contains the following coding sequences:
- the LOC108213248 gene encoding uncharacterized protein LOC108213248, producing the protein MSLAEEDEWELVNDDGFVYKRKKRPRLDISATTSAPPPDPALEEKNRRNRKKRALLNLKAKYEAEISRWELLSNTLRDLNLQTQNVEKGFEKVDVGEMGNELPVEFSGFSRCGLIDELLAQVEAQEALINNVANLCEAAEALCSLQEERSKQFLLNLPVWDSSPRELMNALCDE; encoded by the exons ATGTCTCTAGCAGAAGAAGATGAGTGGGAGCTTGTAAACGACGATGGCTTCGTCTACAAGCGCAAGAAACGCCCTCGCCTTGATATTAGCGCCACCACATCAGCTCCGCCTCCAGATCCAGCGCTGGAGGAGAAGAATCGGAGGAATAGGAAGAAAAGAGCCCTATTGAATCTCAAAGCCAAGTATGAAGCTGAGATTTCTCGATGGGAACTTTTGTCGAACACCTTGAGGGACTTGAATTTGCAGACCCAGAATGTTGAAAAGGGGTTTGAGAAGGTTGATGTTGGTGAAATGGGTAATGAATTGCCGGTTGAATTTTCGGGTTTTAGTCGCTGTGGTCTTATTGATGAACTTCTTGCTCAG GTAGAAGCTCAAGAAGCTCTAATTAACAATGTTGCCAATTTATGTGAGGCTGCTGAAGCATTGTGCAGTCTTCAGGAAGAGCGGTCAAAGCAGTTTCTACTGAATCTTCCAGTTTGGGATTCGTCACCGCGTGAGCTCATGAACGCTCTGTGTGATGAATGA